From Thalassospiraceae bacterium LMO-JJ14:
GAACAGATACTCTCCCCGATCCCAGCCGGCGACAAAATGTAGTTTGTCCGGTGCCATGTAGCCTTCTGTATAGCGGTCGATGACGCAATGTGCGGCGGTAACGATGATACGGGGGGCGACCACGGTTGCCGTGCAATGACCCCGGCCGGCCTTGTTGAAGCGGCCGACGGCTGTCCACGGATAGACACGGGAGTCCGCCTTGACGCGGATGTCACCGGCACCGAAGACGCTGTTGGGCTTGTATTTGTAATCGGCACTCTGCGCGCGCGACGGCATGGCAAGCCCGATGCTGATTAAAAGGACGCTCAGCAGGGCCGTTAGCGTGCGCAACGCGAAGCTCATTGCGCAGCCATGCGCAATGCCCCGTCAAGCCGCACCACTTCGCCGTTCATCATCACGTTGTCGATCATGTGCAGGGCTAGCGATGCATATTCAGCCGGATCGCCAAGACGGGATGGAAACGGCACGCTTTCGCCCAGGGTTTTCTGTACGTCTTCGGGCAGGCCGAAGAGCATCGGTGTGCCGAAAATCCCAGGGGCGATGGCGAGGACACGAACGCCGCTTTTCGCCAGTTCGCGCGCCGCCGGCAGAGTCATTGAAGCAACTCCGCCTTTCGAAGCGGCATAGGCGGATTGACCGATCTGCCCGTCATAGGCGGCGACCGAGGCGGTATTGATGATGACACCGCGCTCACCGGTTTCGAGTGCGTCCTGAGACAGCATGTCGGCGGCAGCAAGGCGCATCAGGTTAAAGGTGCCGATCAGGTTGACCTTGATCACGCTGGCGAATGCGTCGAGCGGTTGCGGGCCATCGCGGCCGACTATGCGTTTCGGCGGCGCAATGCCGGCGCAACTGACGAGGATGCGTACCGGACCGTGTGCGGCGCGCGCCGCCGCAACGGCTTGTTCCGCGCTTTCGGCACTGCTGACGTCACAGCCGATGGCGAGACCGCCGATCCCGCTGGCGATCTTTTCCGCTTCCGCGGCATTCAGATCGAGAAGTGAGACCTTGGCGCCTTTTTCGGCAAGGGCTTTCGCCGTTGCCGCACCGAGGCCGGACGCCGCACCCGTAACGATCGCCGCGTGACCTTTAACGTCCATAACCGTATCCTCCTGTTGGCCGAACCGTTATCTGTTTATCAAGAGAATGGGTAGGGGACAACGTGAGCCGGACCCCGGAAGAAAACGAAAAAATCGTCGCCGAAGGTTTTGCCGACAAGGCACGCCGGACGCTGGGGCGCATCCCCTTCTCTCACGAAGCGGCTGCTGCCTATTATTGTGCCATAGATCCAGCGACACCGACCCGGGTACGTATTACCCTGATGGCGGCGCTTGCCTATTTCGTCGTGCCTGTGGATATGGTACCGGATTTCATCGCACTGCTCGGTTTTACCGATGACGCTGCGGTTTTTTGGGCAGCGTGGCGATCGGTTTCGGGGCACGTGAGTGACAAGCACCGTGAACGTGCCCGGTCATTTCTGGGCCAGACGGGCAAAAAGACAGACGACAATACGCCGGCCTGAACAAAGGCGTAAAATGGGAGGTTACATTGAGCACACCACTTTGGCAGCCGAGCCAGGCGCAGATCGACGGCGCGGAAATCACACGTTTCAGAAAACGGATCGAAGCCGACTGGGGGGGCACACTTGCCGATACCCGCGCGCTGTGGAAATTTTCGGTCACCGAGCTTGAGAAATTCTGGACCTCGGTCTGGGACGATGCCGGGATAATCGCCGAGACACGCGGTGAAAGGGTTCTCGAGGACGCAGACAAGATGCCGGGCGCCAAATGGTTCCCTGATGCCAGGCTCAACTTCGCCGAAAACCTGCTGCGCAATCGCGGCAATGGCGAAGCGATGGTCTTTAACGGCGAGAACGTGGTTTCGCGCCGCCTCAGCTTCGACCAGGTCTATGATCAGGTCTCGATCTTGGTGCAGGTGCTCGAACAACTGGGCGTCGGCGAAGGCGACAGGGTCTGCGGATACCTGCCGAATATGCCGGAAACCATCATCGCCATGCTGGCGAGCAATGCCTTGGGCGCGGTGTGGTCGTCGTGTTCGCCGGACTTCGGAGAGCAGGGCGTGCTAGACCGGTTCGGCCAGATCGAGCCCAAGGTCATGTTCTGCACGGACGGTTATTGGTACAACGGCAAGCGCCATGACGTGCGGGCCAAGTCGGCGGCGATCGCCGGGCAGATTCCGAGCCTCAAAAGGGTCATTCTGATCCCCTACGGTGACGAGGATGCGGATACCGGACCGATCGGTAACGCGGTGACGCTAGGGGACGCATCTGCAGGCCTGAGCCCGAAACAGATTCAGTTCCGCCAGTTGCCCTTCGATCATCCGCTCTACATCATGTTTTCCAGCGGCACCACGGGGGCGCCGAAATGTATCGTCCACTGTCAGGGCGGGACACTACTGAAACATGCGACCGAGCAGCCCCTGCATTGCGATATCCGCAAAGGCGACCGGGTTTTTTTCTTCACCACTTGCGGCTGGATGATGTGGAACTGGCTGGTGACCAACATCGCCTGGGGGGCGACGCTGCTGCTATATGACGGCTCGCCGTTCTACCCAAACGGGGAAACCCTGTTTTCATTTGCCGACGCCGAAAAAATGACGCTGTTCGGGACATCGGCAAAATTTATCGATGCGCTCGGCAAGGCCGGGCTGCGGCCCCGCGATACGCACGATCTGTCGTCGGTGCGGATGCTGTGTTCGACCGGCTCACCGTTGGCGCCGGAGGGTTTCGACTATGTTTACGATGCAATCAAACCCGATGTGCATTTGGTCTCGTTCTCGGGTGGTACCGACCTGATGGGATGTTTCTGCGGCGGCGACCCGACCGGCGCGGTATGGCGCGGTGAAATCCAGATGCGCTTCCTGGGTATGGCGGTCGATGTCTTTGATGAAGAGGGCCGTTCCGTTCAGGGCGAAAAAGGTGAGCTTGTCTGTACCCGGCCTTTCCCGACAGTGCCGCTGGGATTTCTGAACGACCCCGGCGATGCACGCTTCAGGGCGGCGTACTTCGAGATGTTTCCGAACATCTGGACGCATGGCGATTATATCATGCTGACGGAACACGACGGCATCGTGATCTATGGGCGTTCCGATGCGACGCTTAATCCGGGCGGTGTCAGGATCGGCACGGCGGAAATATACCGTCAGGTTGAAAAGCTCGACGCGATTCAGGAAAGCATCGTCATCGGCCAGGAATGGGATAACGATGTGCGTGTGGTGTTGTTCGTCATCCTTAAAAAACCGGGCAGCCTCGACGACGAACTGGAAAAGGTAATCCGTACCCAGATCCGCAACACATGCACGCCGCGTCACGTGCCGGCGAAAATCGTCGAAGTAACCGATATTCCGCGCACCAAATCCGGCAAGATCACCGAGCTTGCCGTGCGTGACATCGTGCATGGGCGCGGCGTGAAGAACAAGGAAGCGCTGGCCAACCCGGAAGCGCTTGAATTGTTCCGCGATATTCCCGAACTGGCGAACTAGATCTCGACGTTGGCGAGGGCGCGGTAAAGCGCCTGCAAGGCGCCGGGCGCGGCGCCATCGCCGGCTTTGGCGCGTTTTTCGAGCTGTGCGACGCAGGCTTCCGTAATGGCCTTCAACTCGCTGGTTTCAAGCTCGCCGAGAAACTGGTCCGGGCTGTTGCGGATGGCCATGATGAACGGGTTGCTCATGTCGTCTTCTCCTCGATGCGCTGCTTTTTGGACAGTTTGGATGCGGTTTCCTTGGCTTCGCGCATCAACCAGTCTCTGAAAACCCTGACTTTCGGCCGGTCGTAGTTGGTTTCGGTGCTGGCGACGTAATACCGGTACTCGGCCGTCAGCGCCAGATCAAATGGCGCAATCAGTTTGCCGGCATCGATCGGATCGGCGACCAGCAGGCCGCGGCCCAGCGCCACACCTTCGCCGTTGATTGCCGCCTGGATGACCAGGTTGGAATGCGTGTACCCGGTGCCGCGGGTTGGATCGATATCGCGCAGTCCGGCAGCGTTCAGCCACATGTTCCAGTCTTCGGTCATATCGTCATGGATCAATGGATAATGCCTGAGATCGGCAAGGCTGTTGAGGCCGGGGCCGCGCTGCATCAATTCCGGCGCGCAGACAGGAAAGATATCTTCGTGCATCAGTTCTTCAGCGATCAGGCCGGGCCAGGTCCCGCGGCCATAACGGATGCCGATGTCTATGCCGTCCCGCTCGTAATCGGCGGCAACGTCGGAGGTTGCCAGGCGAATGTCGATCTCCGGGTTTTCGTCGCGAAACCGGCCAAGGCGGGGCATCAACCAGGCCGCCGCCAGACTGTCCATGGTGGCAACGGTCAGAATGCCTGCCTGATCGCGCCGTTTGACCCGGGCCAGAGCGGTGTCCATGGCGTCGAACGCTTCAATCAGATCGGGCAAAAGGGTCTGTCCTGCATCGGTCAGGATCAACTGCCGGTTACGGCGCAGGAAGAGCTGTATGCCGATCTGGTCTTCCAGCGCCTTGACCTGATGTGAGATCGCCGCCTGTGTGACGTTGAGTTCGTCGGCGGCTTTGGTAAAGCTCAGATGGCGGGCCGCCGCTTCGAAAGCCCGCAATGCGTTCAAGGATGGCAGGCGACGTTGCATGAGCGTGATATTTCCATGATTAAATTTTAGAATACTAGGCATGCGTTAAACGCGCGCCATATCTTAACTATATGATAATTATGAATTATATAATTGTTATCATAACATTCAAATAAGAAAACCTAATCCGAAAATAAGATAATGTCGTTTGTTCGCAGTGCCGAATGCGGGTATCAATCCGGACATCGACGGGCGCACGGAATAGGCCGTAGCCCCCGAAACCAAGGTAAGTATCGGAGAAGTACCATGAACAGCATCCTGAAATCGTTTCCCTTCGCTATGGGGTATGGCCGTGCCCTGATCAAATCGCTGGCAATTGCTGTATTTGTCATGCCTGAACGCGGGATGGATCTGCTTCTGGTATGGGAAACCCGTTTGCACCAACGGCAGCACTTGGCCCGCCTGAATTACAGTCAGTTGGAAGACATGGGCATGTCCCCTGAAGACGCGGCCCGCGAGAGCGCAAAACCGTTCTGGTTCGCCTGAGCCCTTATTCCAGCTGTTTTGAAATGGGCGGTCCCGGCTGTACATGGTCAGGGCCGCCCTTTTCATTTTCCAATCGTCGGCGCAGCATGGCGGATATGACAACGGAGTTGCAGAGGTCGCGATGCTTGAGCATTTAAAATTGATGGCGCGCTATAACAAGTGGGCAAACGACCGCATCAGTTCGGCCATCGCCGAAATCAGCGAAGCCGACTACATGGCGCCCCGTGAGGCGTTCTTCGGGTCGATCCACGGTGCCGCCAATCATCTTCTATTGGTCGATCGATTGTGGCGCGGGCGGATGGAAGGCAAGCCGTATCCCGCGGAAAGCCTGGATCAGATCGTTTGTCAGGACCGTGAAGCCTTTATCCGCGAGCGTGCCCGCGAAGACGATAAACTGATTGATTTTGTCGACGGATTTGATGCCGTCGCTCTTGAAGAAGACTTCAGCTACAAGACGATGAACGGCATCGGCAGCACCGACAAGCGGCGCGCCGTGCTGGCGCATATATTTAACCATGCGACCCATCACAGAGGGCAGATGCACGCGCTGCTGTCGCAGGTGCCGAGCGACCCCCCGCCACTTGATTTGATCCCTTATCTGCGTGAACGAAACGCAGAACCCTGAGAAGTCTTAAAGTACGCAGTGCTTGGCGAAATCAGCCGCCTCGTTGGCGCTCCAGTCGCCCTTCGGCTTTTCTTTCAGATCTTCGCACCATTCCTTGGAGCCGACTTCGGGAGAGCAGGCACTGAGCCCGCCGATGGCGATGATCGCGAACGCAAGGAATCCGAAACGGCGGGTTAATTTTAGCATGTCTATACCTCCAAAAAACGCAGACATTGGTGATAGCTCAGAAGCGCACGAATGGGAAGTTTATAGCCAAGCACGTTGATTGCCCATGCCTGAGGTGCCTAGAGTTGAAAGTTCCGTCATGGTCTGGCGGAAAAGCCGAATAATGTTCGGAGGCATGAATGTTCGGG
This genomic window contains:
- a CDS encoding SDR family NAD(P)-dependent oxidoreductase, translated to MDVKGHAAIVTGAASGLGAATAKALAEKGAKVSLLDLNAAEAEKIASGIGGLAIGCDVSSAESAEQAVAAARAAHGPVRILVSCAGIAPPKRIVGRDGPQPLDAFASVIKVNLIGTFNLMRLAAADMLSQDALETGERGVIINTASVAAYDGQIGQSAYAASKGGVASMTLPAARELAKSGVRVLAIAPGIFGTPMLFGLPEDVQKTLGESVPFPSRLGDPAEYASLALHMIDNVMMNGEVVRLDGALRMAAQ
- a CDS encoding YkvA family protein, encoding MSRTPEENEKIVAEGFADKARRTLGRIPFSHEAAAAYYCAIDPATPTRVRITLMAALAYFVVPVDMVPDFIALLGFTDDAAVFWAAWRSVSGHVSDKHRERARSFLGQTGKKTDDNTPA
- a CDS encoding acetoacetate--CoA ligase yields the protein MSTPLWQPSQAQIDGAEITRFRKRIEADWGGTLADTRALWKFSVTELEKFWTSVWDDAGIIAETRGERVLEDADKMPGAKWFPDARLNFAENLLRNRGNGEAMVFNGENVVSRRLSFDQVYDQVSILVQVLEQLGVGEGDRVCGYLPNMPETIIAMLASNALGAVWSSCSPDFGEQGVLDRFGQIEPKVMFCTDGYWYNGKRHDVRAKSAAIAGQIPSLKRVILIPYGDEDADTGPIGNAVTLGDASAGLSPKQIQFRQLPFDHPLYIMFSSGTTGAPKCIVHCQGGTLLKHATEQPLHCDIRKGDRVFFFTTCGWMMWNWLVTNIAWGATLLLYDGSPFYPNGETLFSFADAEKMTLFGTSAKFIDALGKAGLRPRDTHDLSSVRMLCSTGSPLAPEGFDYVYDAIKPDVHLVSFSGGTDLMGCFCGGDPTGAVWRGEIQMRFLGMAVDVFDEEGRSVQGEKGELVCTRPFPTVPLGFLNDPGDARFRAAYFEMFPNIWTHGDYIMLTEHDGIVIYGRSDATLNPGGVRIGTAEIYRQVEKLDAIQESIVIGQEWDNDVRVVLFVILKKPGSLDDELEKVIRTQIRNTCTPRHVPAKIVEVTDIPRTKSGKITELAVRDIVHGRGVKNKEALANPEALELFRDIPELAN
- a CDS encoding transcriptional regulator GcvA, with amino-acid sequence MQRRLPSLNALRAFEAAARHLSFTKAADELNVTQAAISHQVKALEDQIGIQLFLRRNRQLILTDAGQTLLPDLIEAFDAMDTALARVKRRDQAGILTVATMDSLAAAWLMPRLGRFRDENPEIDIRLATSDVAADYERDGIDIGIRYGRGTWPGLIAEELMHEDIFPVCAPELMQRGPGLNSLADLRHYPLIHDDMTEDWNMWLNAAGLRDIDPTRGTGYTHSNLVIQAAINGEGVALGRGLLVADPIDAGKLIAPFDLALTAEYRYYVASTETNYDRPKVRVFRDWLMREAKETASKLSKKQRIEEKTT
- a CDS encoding DinB family protein; this translates as MLEHLKLMARYNKWANDRISSAIAEISEADYMAPREAFFGSIHGAANHLLLVDRLWRGRMEGKPYPAESLDQIVCQDREAFIRERAREDDKLIDFVDGFDAVALEEDFSYKTMNGIGSTDKRRAVLAHIFNHATHHRGQMHALLSQVPSDPPPLDLIPYLRERNAEP
- a CDS encoding DUF3012 domain-containing protein → MLKLTRRFGFLAFAIIAIGGLSACSPEVGSKEWCEDLKEKPKGDWSANEAADFAKHCVL